A window from Thermoplasmatales archaeon encodes these proteins:
- a CDS encoding bifunctional nuclease family protein, translating to MNKNLVKMEVYPHVYHGDNYSEIFLVDDETVLPIFVSHNQAESIINGLEGKRYHRPFTHDLFIEVINLLGASIKKIVIDDLVNGVFLAKLYIEFVRNDKSEEVVVDARPSDCIALAVREGCDIFVDEKVLKEAGKNREEMGIEY from the coding sequence ATGAATAAAAATTTAGTAAAAATGGAAGTATATCCTCATGTATATCATGGCGATAATTACTCTGAAATATTTCTTGTTGATGATGAAACTGTTTTACCAATTTTTGTTAGTCATAACCAGGCGGAGAGTATAATTAATGGTTTGGAGGGGAAAAGATATCATCGTCCCTTCACCCATGATTTATTTATAGAAGTAATAAATTTGCTTGGGGCATCGATAAAAAAAATAGTGATAGATGACCTCGTTAATGGTGTATTCCTTGCAAAGTTGTATATAGAATTTGTAAGAAATGATAAGAGCGAGGAAGTTGTTGTTGATGCTCGTCCAAGTGATTGTATAGCACTTGCGGTAAGAGAGGGATGTGACATATTTGTTGATGAAAAAGTTTTGAAGGAAGCTGGAAAAAATAGAGAGGAAATGGGAATAGAGTATTAA
- a CDS encoding M48 family metalloprotease has product MAALYTKLAIAIALLFGIIFGLLTLIAYIAGYAQPLVIAFIALFVVVLQYLISPKIVEFSMKVRYVSEQEMPKLHEIVERLAEKASIPKPKVGISEIDLPNAFAFGRSRRDGRICVTRGLLEILNDEEIEAVIGHEISHIKHRDMIVITLLSVVPLISYYIFWSTLYGRDRNKASLISGIAFGIYLISNLIVLWVSRLREYYADYGSYNLTGKSYPLASALYRITANTSRIPSVKLKSVEGVKAFFATDPSTARNDINDLRSADLNLDGHLDEYEIKYFSQRTKATPFEKIMEIFSSHPNVVDRIKRLAELS; this is encoded by the coding sequence ATGGCAGCACTTTATACAAAACTTGCAATTGCTATAGCATTGTTATTTGGAATAATATTTGGACTGCTAACCTTAATTGCTTACATTGCAGGATATGCCCAACCATTGGTAATAGCATTTATAGCACTATTTGTTGTTGTTTTACAGTATCTGATAAGTCCAAAAATTGTAGAATTTTCAATGAAGGTGAGATATGTAAGCGAGCAAGAAATGCCAAAATTGCACGAGATTGTTGAAAGACTAGCGGAAAAAGCATCCATACCGAAACCAAAAGTAGGAATATCGGAAATAGATTTACCAAATGCTTTTGCGTTTGGGAGAAGCAGGAGAGACGGAAGGATATGTGTAACGAGAGGGTTACTTGAAATTTTAAATGATGAAGAAATTGAAGCTGTAATTGGGCATGAAATATCACATATAAAGCATAGAGATATGATCGTAATAACTCTTTTATCAGTTGTTCCCCTAATAAGCTATTATATTTTCTGGAGCACCCTTTACGGTAGGGATAGGAATAAAGCATCTTTAATTTCTGGAATAGCTTTTGGAATTTATTTGATTTCAAATCTAATAGTTTTATGGGTGAGCAGATTAAGAGAATACTATGCAGACTATGGTTCATATAACTTAACTGGAAAATCCTATCCTCTCGCCTCCGCCCTATACAGAATTACTGCCAATACATCACGTATTCCCTCGGTTAAATTGAAAAGTGTAGAGGGTGTAAAAGCATTCTTTGCAACAGATCCCTCAACCGCCAGAAATGATATAAACGATTTAAGAAGCGCTGACTTAAACCTAGATGGTCATTTGGATGAATATGAAATAAAATATTTTTCACAGAGAACCAAAGCAACCCCCTTTGAAAAAATTATGGAGATATTTTCTTCCCATCCAAATGTAGTTGATAGAATAAAGAGGTTAGCCGAGTTATCATGA
- a CDS encoding 6-carboxytetrahydropterin synthase codes for MKICIDGWKSGLTFSSAHFLPDYSNCSRLHGHTYAVHVVIEGEVSSGILIDFRIVKEKIREIIGKIDHKVIISSEGMLEIKKGREIEIRYRDRRYVIPEEDCALLPIFSSSAENLATYILNEFLKLIDKKNIRRIEVGVDEGYGQGAWAKWEK; via the coding sequence ATGAAAATTTGTATTGATGGATGGAAAAGCGGTTTAACATTTTCATCCGCTCATTTTTTACCAGATTATTCAAATTGCTCCCGTCTGCATGGGCATACCTATGCGGTGCATGTTGTTATAGAAGGAGAGGTTTCATCTGGTATATTAATTGATTTTAGAATTGTAAAGGAGAAAATAAGGGAAATCATAGGCAAGATAGATCATAAGGTGATAATCTCTTCTGAAGGGATGCTGGAAATAAAGAAGGGAAGGGAAATTGAAATAAGATATAGGGATAGGAGATATGTTATTCCAGAGGAGGATTGCGCCCTGCTCCCGATTTTTTCATCATCTGCTGAAAATCTGGCAACATATATATTGAATGAATTTCTGAAATTAATAGATAAAAAAAATATAAGAAGGATAGAAGTTGGAGTTGATGAAGGATATGGGCAAGGGGCATGGGCAAAATGGGAAAAGTAG
- the queC gene encoding 7-cyano-7-deazaguanine synthase QueC encodes MGKVVSLLSGGIDSAVTSAIAKSKGYEVYTITFDYGQRHRKEMKCAEEIAKWLGAKHKVIKADLRQIGGSALTDDVQISDEYEGIPPTYVPARNTIFLSYALAYAEVIDADAIFIGVNAVDYSGYPDCRKEYIKAFQNMAKLATKRGVEGKEIKIETPILYLTKGEIIRKGIELGVPFEKTWSCYRGGKKACGKCPSCVIRLKGFAEAGIEDPIEYESK; translated from the coding sequence ATGGGAAAAGTAGTTAGTCTGCTATCAGGAGGAATTGACAGTGCTGTTACTTCTGCAATTGCGAAGAGCAAAGGATATGAAGTTTATACCATCACATTTGATTATGGGCAGAGGCATAGAAAAGAAATGAAATGTGCGGAAGAAATTGCAAAATGGCTTGGAGCTAAGCATAAGGTGATAAAGGCGGATTTAAGGCAGATTGGAGGAAGTGCTTTAACAGATGATGTGCAGATATCAGATGAGTATGAAGGGATACCTCCTACTTATGTTCCAGCAAGAAATACAATTTTTCTTTCCTATGCTCTCGCATATGCAGAGGTTATTGATGCAGATGCAATTTTTATAGGAGTAAATGCGGTTGATTACTCTGGTTATCCCGATTGCAGGAAAGAATATATAAAGGCTTTTCAAAATATGGCAAAACTGGCAACAAAAAGAGGAGTAGAAGGAAAAGAAATAAAGATAGAAACTCCTATATTGTATCTAACAAAGGGAGAAATTATTAGAAAAGGAATTGAATTAGGTGTGCCTTTTGAAAAAACCTGGAGCTGTTACAGAGGAGGGAAGAAGGCTTGCGGAAAATGTCCTTCATGTGTGATAAGACTTAAAGGATTTGCGGAAGCTGGTATAGAAGACCCGATTGAATATGAAAGTAAATGA
- a CDS encoding radical SAM protein encodes MKVNEIFYSIQGEGSDAGLRTIFIRLAGCNLRCKWCDTKYAYFEGEEMTVGEILGKIGKWDCRRVCITGGEPLLQDEVYDLIDGLIDLGYSVSVETNGSISIRNLAERNVLIKMDYKLPSSGFEKFMMRDNLKILRNRDELKFIIMDRKDYEFAKQVMKSNIIRCNIVMQPVWGKCKKLAEWILEDGVDARLSLQIHKIIWGSRRGK; translated from the coding sequence ATGAAAGTAAATGAAATTTTTTATTCAATACAGGGCGAAGGAAGCGATGCTGGCTTGCGGACAATATTTATTCGCCTGGCGGGATGCAATTTGAGGTGTAAATGGTGTGATACAAAATATGCATATTTTGAAGGGGAGGAAATGACTGTGGGGGAAATATTAGGAAAAATCGGGAAGTGGGATTGCAGGAGGGTTTGTATAACAGGAGGTGAGCCACTTCTCCAAGACGAAGTTTATGATTTGATAGATGGGTTAATTGATTTGGGATATTCTGTAAGTGTTGAAACAAATGGTTCAATAAGCATAAGAAATTTAGCGGAAAGAAATGTTTTAATAAAAATGGATTATAAATTGCCATCAAGCGGTTTTGAAAAATTTATGATGAGAGATAACCTCAAAATTTTGAGGAATAGAGATGAATTAAAATTTATAATAATGGACAGGAAAGATTATGAATTTGCAAAGCAAGTCATGAAAAGTAATATTATAAGGTGCAATATAGTGATGCAACCTGTATGGGGAAAATGTAAAAAACTTGCTGAATGGATTTTAGAGGATGGGGTAGATGCTCGCCTTTCCCTTCAAATTCATAAAATTATATGGGGTAGTAGGAGAGGTAAATAG
- a CDS encoding protein-L-isoaspartate(D-aspartate) O-methyltransferase — translation MDKEKLINKLIKEGYLKSKEVIEAMKEIPREIFVSENEKNDAYLDIPLYIGYGQTISAPHMVAIILENLKLKEDSKILEIGTGTGYNAAVVSRIAKKGIVYTVERIKELADTARENFKKLGLENIKVICRDGSLGLPEYSPYTHIYVTCSAPSIRQELIDQLAKKGRMIIPVGKVYGELWLVKKNDRIVKKNLGGCAFVPMVGKGGYDEY, via the coding sequence GTGGATAAAGAGAAATTAATAAATAAACTTATAAAAGAAGGTTATTTGAAAAGCAAGGAAGTTATAGAAGCAATGAAAGAGATACCAAGAGAAATTTTTGTTTCAGAAAATGAAAAAAATGATGCATATTTAGATATACCCTTATATATTGGATATGGACAAACAATATCAGCCCCCCATATGGTTGCAATAATACTTGAAAATCTTAAATTAAAGGAGGATAGCAAAATACTTGAAATAGGAACTGGAACTGGATACAATGCAGCAGTTGTTTCGAGAATAGCTAAAAAAGGGATTGTATATACTGTTGAAAGAATAAAGGAGCTCGCCGATACTGCGAGAGAAAACTTTAAAAAACTTGGATTGGAAAATATAAAAGTAATTTGCAGAGACGGCTCCCTTGGCTTGCCTGAATATTCTCCTTATACTCATATATATGTCACATGCTCCGCCCCCTCAATAAGGCAGGAATTGATTGATCAACTTGCGAAAAAAGGAAGAATGATAATACCTGTTGGCAAGGTATATGGTGAGTTATGGCTCGTTAAAAAAAATGATAGGATTGTTAAAAAAAATTTGGGAGGATGCGCATTTGTTCCGATGGTGGGAAAAGGGGGGTATGATGAATATTAG
- a CDS encoding radical SAM protein codes for MNIRLSPATASFLGLKKLKIDAPQKTLYFLMDGICEGNCFYCNQKNGGLGRMYWQSYDFNFLKEKMKKAKRMCIQTIYGEKYWEDLIYFLKELNKFDMPISVSMNAVGEEKMLILKENGVERVGIGMDCFNEKIFKKFKKNVPAWNEYMKSLKIAKKIFGKATCHLIVGLGENDKEAVDLMRKISRMKIKIALFPYSKGNETVVSLKRYRVIQIALFAVERNMGKIYFEGEKISSIDLECIPKNAFYTSGCPNCNRPFYNDRVKKIYNYPYKIGKEEIAKCIEEAEKYARIYIANQ; via the coding sequence ATGAATATTAGATTATCGCCCGCAACCGCCAGCTTTTTAGGATTAAAGAAATTAAAAATAGATGCCCCTCAAAAAACCCTTTATTTTTTAATGGATGGAATATGTGAAGGAAATTGTTTTTATTGCAATCAGAAAAATGGAGGGCTTGGAAGAATGTACTGGCAATCTTATGATTTTAATTTTTTAAAGGAAAAAATGAAGAAAGCAAAAAGAATGTGCATTCAAACAATATATGGAGAAAAATACTGGGAGGATCTAATATATTTTTTAAAGGAACTCAATAAATTTGATATGCCAATTTCAGTTTCAATGAATGCGGTTGGAGAGGAAAAAATGCTTATTTTGAAGGAAAATGGTGTGGAAAGAGTTGGGATTGGCATGGATTGCTTCAATGAGAAAATTTTTAAAAAATTTAAAAAAAATGTGCCAGCATGGAATGAATATATGAAATCATTGAAAATTGCAAAAAAAATATTTGGAAAAGCAACATGCCATCTGATTGTAGGGCTGGGGGAAAATGATAAAGAAGCAGTTGATTTAATGAGAAAAATTTCAAGAATGAAAATAAAGATTGCTTTATTTCCCTATTCAAAAGGAAATGAAACTGTTGTAAGCTTGAAAAGATACAGGGTTATTCAGATTGCTCTTTTTGCTGTAGAAAGAAATATGGGAAAAATCTATTTTGAAGGAGAAAAAATATCATCGATTGATTTAGAATGCATACCAAAAAATGCTTTCTATACATCCGGTTGCCCAAACTGCAATCGACCCTTTTACAATGATAGAGTTAAAAAAATATATAATTATCCCTATAAAATAGGTAAAGAAGAAATAGCAAAATGTATAGAAGAGGCTGAAAAATATGCGAGAATATATATTGCTAATCAATAG
- a CDS encoding methyltransferase domain-containing protein codes for MREYILLINSEDSLLIEKGKINNTKYGKIDARNIKEGDIVTASRTEFIAIKPNVIDLLSKCRRGSQVVLPKDASQILSITGVSYGWRCLDGGSGSGFLAIFIGNIVGKRGRVYTYEKRREFYEIAKKNIELCGMEKIVKIKNDDIKNFREKNLDLITLDMKNSHEIVRKAKKALKPGGWLVVYSPHIEGQIASLNEMRKNGFLIYATIENIQRKWKSIGGYTHPEPSGILHTGFMTFGRKAID; via the coding sequence ATGCGAGAATATATATTGCTAATCAATAGTGAGGATAGCCTGTTGATTGAAAAAGGAAAGATAAATAATACAAAATATGGAAAAATAGATGCAAGAAATATAAAGGAAGGGGATATCGTTACAGCTTCAAGAACTGAATTTATTGCAATTAAGCCAAATGTAATTGATTTGCTCAGCAAATGCAGGCGCGGCTCGCAGGTTGTGCTTCCAAAAGATGCATCTCAAATTTTGTCAATAACAGGTGTTTCTTATGGATGGAGATGCCTCGACGGTGGCTCCGGCTCGGGCTTCCTTGCTATATTTATAGGGAATATTGTTGGAAAGAGGGGAAGAGTATATACTTACGAAAAAAGGAGGGAATTTTATGAAATTGCTAAAAAAAATATAGAGCTTTGCGGGATGGAAAAAATAGTGAAAATAAAAAATGATGATATTAAAAATTTCAGAGAAAAAAATCTTGATTTAATTACTCTTGATATGAAAAATTCTCATGAAATTGTTCGTAAAGCAAAAAAAGCCCTCAAACCAGGAGGCTGGCTTGTTGTATATTCTCCTCATATAGAAGGGCAGATTGCTTCATTGAATGAAATGAGGAAAAATGGATTTCTTATTTATGCAACAATAGAAAATATCCAGAGGAAGTGGAAAAGCATAGGTGGCTATACCCATCCTGAGCCGAGCGGAATTCTGCATACTGGTTTTATGACATTTGGGAGAAAGGCAATTGATTAA